The Dunckerocampus dactyliophorus isolate RoL2022-P2 chromosome 16, RoL_Ddac_1.1, whole genome shotgun sequence genome includes a window with the following:
- the puraa gene encoding purine-rich element binding protein Aa produces the protein MADRDSGSEQGGAATGPGFGSMHLATGGAGSASGLQHETQELASKRVDIQNKRFYLDVKQNAKGRFLKIAEVGAGGNKSRLTLSMSVAVEFRDYLGDFIEHYAQLGPSNPGMVQDEPRRALKSEFLVRENRKYYMDLKENQRGRFLRIRQTVNRGPGLGSTQGQTIALPAQGLIEFRDALAKLIDDYGVEEEPAELPEGSSLTVDNKRFFFDVGSNKYGVFMRVSEVKPTYRNSITVPYKVWSKFGNTFCKYADEMKKIQEKQREKRACELQQQQQQHEEVQADDGDED, from the coding sequence ATGGCGGACAGAGACAGTGGAAGTGAGCAGGGAGGAGCGGCCACGGGCCCAGGCTTCGGTTCCATGCACTTGGCAACAGGAGGGGCGGGCTCGGCTTCCGGCCTCCAGCATGAGACTCAGGAACTGGCTTCCAAGCGAGTTGACATCCAAAACAAACGCTTCTATTTGGACGTAAAGCAGAACGCCAAAGGCCGCTTCTTGAAGATAGCAGAAGTCGGGGCCGGTGGCAACAAGAGCCGCCTCACTCTGTCCATGTCGGTGGCGGTGGAGTTCCGCGACTACTTGGGGGACTTCATCGAACACTACGCCCAGTTGGGTCCCAGCAACCCGGGCATGGTGCAGGATGAGCCGCGGCGGGCGCTCAAAAGCGAGTTCCTAGTGCGGGAGAATCGGAAGTACTACATGGACCTGAAAGAGAACCAGAGGGGGCGGTTCTTGAGGATCCGACAGACCGTCAACCGGGGGCCCGGTTTGGGATCCACGCAGGGCCAGACCATCGCACTCCCGGCCCAGGGACTTATTGAGTTCCGCGACGCTTTGGCCAAACTTATTGACGATTACGGCGTGGAAGAGGAGCCCGCCGAGCTGCCGGAGGGCTCGTCATTGACTGTTGACAACAAGCGCTTCTTCTTCGACGTGGGCTCCAACAAGTACGGCGTGTTCATGAGGGTAAGCGAGGTGAAGCCCACGTACCGCAACTCCATCACGGTTCCCTACAAAGTGTGGTCCAAATTCGGGAATACGTTCTGCAAATACGCCGACGAGATGAAGAAGATCCAGGAGAAACAGCGGGAGAAGCGAGCGTGtgagctgcagcagcagcagcaacagcatgAGGAAGTGCAGGCGGATGATGGAGACGAGGATTGA